The following coding sequences are from one Prochlorococcus marinus XMU1412 window:
- a CDS encoding CopG family transcriptional regulator: MENKVKRIGYLPRKRVLEIIDEISKSESISRSKVVGILVEEALDARGIANFGYSNISKSNIYKSDNFKGLQSENAHLKDAEDEFVDDSGYTVSSQKTLDRSISSADIELANKINILKESGLI; this comes from the coding sequence ATGGAAAATAAAGTTAAAAGAATAGGGTATCTCCCTAGGAAAAGAGTACTTGAAATTATTGATGAAATATCCAAAAGCGAATCTATAAGTAGATCTAAGGTAGTTGGAATATTAGTTGAGGAAGCATTAGATGCGAGAGGAATTGCGAATTTTGGATATAGTAATATTAGTAAGTCAAATATATACAAGTCGGATAATTTTAAAGGTCTCCAAAGTGAGAATGCCCACCTAAAAGATGCTGAAGACGAATTTGTTGATGATAGTGGTTACACAGTTTCATCTCAGAAAACTTTAGACCGCTCAATATCTTCCGCAGATATTGAATTAGCGAATAAAATAAATATTCTTAAGGAATCAGGATTAATATGA
- a CDS encoding alpha-2-macroglobulin, with protein sequence MKIVKQFPLIILIAIFLISCRTSTNKDYPRNNSGKNIDDNAKPEKKRMEIKFSCGEDGINDYLDDGWNILKEDSQEKICTWKSVPATKDCNMEKDKGCKITKPDKIGEEKIYLLEK encoded by the coding sequence CTGATAATTCTAATTGCAATTTTCTTAATTTCTTGCAGGACATCAACTAATAAAGATTATCCCAGAAATAATTCGGGAAAAAATATTGACGATAATGCTAAACCAGAAAAGAAAAGAATGGAAATAAAGTTTTCTTGTGGAGAGGATGGTATTAACGACTATTTAGATGATGGATGGAATATTTTAAAAGAAGATTCCCAAGAAAAAATTTGCACATGGAAATCTGTTCCTGCCACAAAAGATTGTAATATGGAAAAAGATAAAGGATGTAAAATAACAAAACCTGATAAAATAGGTGAAGAGAAAATTTATTTATTGGAAAAATAA